The following nucleotide sequence is from Megalops cyprinoides isolate fMegCyp1 chromosome 19, fMegCyp1.pri, whole genome shotgun sequence.
CCACACTTAAATTTacaatctggggaaaaaaaaaaaaatcaagaacatTTTCTCAATGTTGCAAAGGCCACTCCTTGAGGATGGGAGGTCtatattttagtattttctCTTGTATCCCAGTGGCAATCATGTTACCAATTATCATCTAAATCCATCTGGAACTTTGTTAACCTGAACACAGTGGGACAATGCAGTACTCTAAAGATAAAACTTCCAAATGTATCTTGTGACAGTGTTCAATGAATTGTATAAAAGTAATCAGCTAACTGCTACTTGTGCctactgtttcatttttttgaacacccttgaaatatttaatgtggtacttctgacaccatttggGTACCTTTGCTAATAATAACCATATATAATGCTTTGATAACACTCTGATTCTCATTAATCCTTATGCTctgtctgcacacagacacaaacaggtgTCACACTTACTGACTTATTCAACTAATCTACTATCACCAGTAGATTAGAGCTGTTCTTCATAACATTTATGTTACTACCATTTAACCAATTGCACATTTTAAGTGACATAACAGACATTACTTGTGCTTGCTGGGTTTGGTCCCTCcagagacaggggcagagaACCCTGCGTCCACTCACGAGACACCAGAACCTGGTAACTCCAACATAAAACCAATGCAAGTGACAAAACACCACGCAGTTTTTAAGCAACTCACCTGAAACAGAAAATTACTCCAAGCAGCATCCATGTTGAAACACACTGACAGTATTTCAGTAAGAACAGCAGTTcttacaaatacaacaaaagaaTACGTATTTGTTAATAAACAAGCCAGTCCTTGCGTAAATAGAATATAGTTCCCCTTGCACCAGTAGCTTGAATGCTTCTTTGCGCTTTAGGCTGTATTAATGAATCGACGGATGCAGTGTAGCCACTTAtttaagaacaaataaaaaatacaatcaattGCATGAAGACTGAATAAGGAAGCGCTAAGATTTGGGCAATATTGACAAGGGCAGTCATCACTTGCAGGTAGCAAGCATTAATACATCTAGCTTACTATATTACAACGTTTCCAAAACTACACTGTGGCTAAACAAGTAAATTAGCTGCTATGCtcaaattacaattaaaataaaacttttatcAGCACGagtgtatattgtgtatataaaCTAGTTAAATCATATTTATCTGGCCATCCTTCTACCTAAACACTGATATTGCTCAGCTATGCAGAAGGCtgcttttttaacttttgttagctagctagatagatGAAACACATGGAATCCTGTCAgcactagccagctagctagctggctagccagaAAGCCTGGTCATATTAGTAatgattttaatcatttatgaaAAATCCGATCTCTATAAATTACCTAACGCCATGTAAGTACCAGACTAAGTATCTTGCCTTTTGGCTCgcaaataattacaaaaacaattgATGTATTCTTAATCgaaaaaaaattgatttatCAATACCAGATAAACCTCTTTATAAGTAATAACCAGATAAaattagctaaccagctaacgttattttttaaaacatagctagctacgtTGTTTAAAACGTATTTCCCCAGCCAGGCCGAGGTGGATGTTTGCTGAAGCCTCGGTGTTGCGTTCTGTCCTCGCCCCGGCTAGAGTGCTGCCGCTCGGCCACAGTCAGTCGCTCCGCCTCGGGTGTTCAATTGAGAAGAtgtcatctttctttttttctatatctctcaccctccctttctgtcttccttttttttttttttttttttttggattttattttatgccCCTTATTTCTTTTCACCGCTATGTCCCCCTTATGTTAAAGGGAAGGTATTTCGCGtaaccccccctctctctctcgatgtTGTTCTCCGTGTCAAGGTTCGGTCAGTTGTCGCGCTCCTGGTCCCCCCAACTAATGTTTGGGCCGAcggaaatgataaaaatgttacagtttATGCCTAACGCAACCGAATAAAAGCACAATATTATGCAGGTGACGGTGCCCCCATACATACAATCTGTAACTGCGGTAAATTTCCCCCGAAGCTCCAGATGATGTTTAAAAAGTACATACGTATCTTAAAGGAGAAGAGACACGTATAGTCGGAATCATTTCCCACTAAATGTTAGTGGGAGAATAACAAGAAAACAGCTGGGATAACAATTAGGAAATAAATTGCTCTCATGGTTTTGGTGTGTAAATTGTATTtgtggttgtgtgagtgtgagtgtagtCAACTGTAGTTTTACAATTTCCATCATTTAGAAATCCACAATCTAGCATCTTGGTAGATGCATTCCAAAATGAGTAAgaacacaagcatgcatacatattatataaattCATAACGTACTTAAACTTGAATGTATGAAATTAGCTGGCACTTCAGACATCAAGtgcacactgcacagcaggACACTGCACAAGATAGCCAGTGTTTTACACTGAATACAGTTAAAGTAGCCTATCTCCTATCATGCGATTATAATATTCTCATAAGAATAATTGCATTAGAATACTGATTGTGagattgtgtcattttgttattgtgatagatcatttttataatatttgtactatctatatatacaaatatttgtCACCATactctaaaaatattttttcacaaacTGAGATTATGTCTAAGAAATAGTTAACACTTGAACTTTATTTGTGTATTAATGTTTCAGCTGGGTTGCATGTGATTACCTttgaagagtgtgtgtgaacacCCTGTACACAATTTACCTGTGAATCTCACAATAACAGTAATGCTtgaatttcacagaaaatacatgactttgtatatttttaaaaccattaacagcagcaaaactaaaaagtaactgaaatgccattaaaacaacatttacatttccaaatAATACTAGTGTAAGTCACTAAGAAAGTTTGGTATTGTTACAATGAAAATCATACTACTAGTCTATCACAAGTCAAAACTGTGAGCTACTGAAGTGTTACTTTACACCCTTAGCAACTGACAGCTTCCATGCTCCCACTGCCTCACACTTTCCAGTACATTTCCCCAATAACTTTCCatggcagaaataaaatatctgtCTGTGTAAAAATAGTAATTGCTAGATTTATTTACAACATACAATGGATCTTTTGCAGTATTCAATTAATTGGTAATAAATTACAACCGCAGTACTAGCCTAATTACTCACTATTGAACAGCAGTTCCTGACAGTATCACTGCATGCTTACCCAGACCCACAGAGCCGAGGATGTACAAAGCTTGGATTTggttgcatttcctttttttattttggtagcTACATTTTTGCAGAATAACTGATTTGCCCTCAGAGAACTGGTTTCTGTGGTGAAACGCAGGAACGACATGATTCTTCCACATATCTGCATGTCGAGATAGTACAATGTAGAACAGCTTTCAACTCATATGAACTCAAACCTCACACCTTGTTTCACACCTAAGTGATACCTACACAAGAAGGGAGTGGAATAGCAATTCAAATGCCAAATAGGAATGTGCCTTCAGTCCTCTTCCAGGATCTTTTACCCCACCTAAAGTTGCAAATTTCATGCGGAAAAGTACAAAAGGAGCCAGCAGACTGGGCTTAGGTGTGAAAGCAAGATATTAGCACTTGCCGGACTTTCAAGATTAGGCAGgtcctcttttctgtctcttgcTTTCttcttgaaatgaataatgGGAACCGCAAATGATTACTTCCATCGTTGGCTGCCTCAAACTTGATTAATTTCTCACTGTGAAGCAATGCACTGAATAATTTCCAGCGTTAACCATCACACATTCCCGAAACACCCCAGCAGTGCTGTCTTTCTGACAGGTTACGCCTTGCTGGGTACATAGCAACTTGTCAATAAAAGAGGAAACTAACAAATATAGAAATGACAAAATAGAGACATTTGTTTagtttgttgtatttattttattttcttgactGATTAAGTTGataaaaaaatagttttcaCTATTCAGACTTAATGCTATGGTAACACAGCTGGAAACGGTGGCTAACATAACTAATTAGCTACGCGACTAACCACCATAAAATCCATTTTATGAGGCATAATGACATATCGGTAGCTAGCCTGGTATCCtattaaaacaaagaagaaatgcTGCGCAAACCAACAGTAAACATTAACAGATAAATAGTTCCTTAGACAGTAAACAACCGAATGGTTGACTGGTGTTTGACCCATCCACGGAAAAGGAATGGTGAATCTGCAATGCATGTACAGTAAACCACGGataaatttcactttaaaacCTTTTTCCATTAATATTGGCATTAATGTTAACCAGCTACTCTCATAAGGGTGACTAGGATTCAGGGACCTGTCTGCTCACGGAAAAGGTCTAGGCCAAAGTAGTAGTGTGACCACGTGAAGCAGGCTGCTTCCAGTCTTAGACACAGAAATGGCATTACACtgtagtcatttagcagacgctgttatccagggCGATTTGCACAGATTACAATTTCATCAATTTCTGGAGATTATCTGAGACAgctgtaggttaagtacctatGATACCTAAGaccaagggtgcaacagcagtaccTCACCTTTCGGTTACAACGCCTTATttttttaccactacaccacactgctccccATGCATTGATACGCTCCCCGCAGGCGTAACGAGAGAAAGGAAGTGTAGTGTTAGCGTGCCATTCAGAATTACATAAAAGAAAAGTGGGGGATCTAGACCAAGTGTGAGTGAGATTGACTCAGTGGAGACAGACGTctggagagtgggagagacaaAGAAGTGTGCTGAATGTGATATGTCACTATTCTCATTCACACTTCGCAAGAGTGAATTTTAGAACAACTGACATCTGGGAAAATGTATGTAGTTTTTGTAGATTTAGaactaatatattttttttgttcttgaaaaTGTGCAACGCGGTTTGCTTTCGTCAATGCAGAAGGATTTCTTACAGGCGCTTCTCAGGCGGTGTGCAATTCCAAGGTGCTTccatgtgaaaacacagctcGTATTTGGGTATCTAGTTAGTGGTCAAGGACACTTTTTCAACTTCTGTTGTCACCTGTTAAGTCAGATTGTTTTTGCACATACAATTGTTACGTGGacgtgaaaaaaaatcaattaaagtaagatcatttttccattttaacaaaACTTTGTCACGATATCTTACATCgtgctgcatttttattttcatattgaatttgttttcaaCACAGAATGCATTTAGCTCCGGTGCATGCGGCGCCTGTAAATCGCTCGTCCATATGAATACTTACTGGGACGTCGTGTAAAACACTGAATATCCGGTGCGGTCATTCTCAGGAAAAGTCGGAACCTCACCTTTAATTGGCACTTATTTAGATGTAGCTTGagttcattcataaaaaaacaacaacaattgTGCACATGACCTGAGTCGAGGTTCtgatttttgcatattttacttAAGAGTTAAGACCACATGAGAAACATCCATGTTAAAAAGTAGTACTAATATACAGTAACTACCATTACAACTTGATGATTACATCCTGAGGAACATCCTTGGTTTCCTCATATCCATGAATGTAGTGGACTAGAACTGGAGTTCACGCTCATAGGTGCTTAAAGGGGGCTTCTGGGAGTCACGGGGGGTACAGTACTCAGAGACGTTGGGCAGGCCGGGCACCACACAGCAGCTGAGGGCACTGCGGAAGATGCCCATGTCCTGGATGCTACACCATTCGTTGGTTTTTTCATCAAAGCACTCTGCGTAGAAGGTGGTGGTGAAGCCGTTGAAGCCTCCCAACACAAACAGCCGGTCATCCAAAACCTCGATGCCAAAGTTGCTGCGTGCAACTATCATGTCAGGCATGGCACGCCAGGTGTTGGTCAGGGGGTTGTATGCCTCAACGCTCCGGAGACGACTAACCCCGTCGAACCCACCCACCTGGGAGAAGTCAGGGGTCACAAATGCAACAGGGCAGACAAGTCAAATGTCAAACATTGTAAACACAACACCCACTGTATTTCAATTCAAGAGAAAATTGCATTGAGttcttgtttttcatctttgaGACAAATTTCAGATCCTGCTGCATTCTAAATGTCATCACTAGCAGAGTGCTGcttcccccccaaccccactcTTGCATATTAAAacttcctctccatctcagaACAACACTTTAAATCAGTTTGACTTCTAAACACCTTATCAAGCCTGTGCCTGAGCTCTTGTGAAACCAAGGGAGCATTTGCTGTCTGTGAAGCGTGAGGGAATGCTCACCACATAGACCTCCTCCCCATAGGTGATGACCCCCAGCCCACTGTGGCGGCCACTCATAGGAGTGATCTCAGTCCACTGGTTGGTTTCGGGGCAGTAGTACTCTGCAGTAGACAGACAATGCTCCCCGTTGAAGCCCCCGCAGATGTACACCTGGGTGAGAAAATCAGATAAATCAGATAAATTTCATAACAGACTCGTCTATTAAAATTTAATCATGCCCCAACGTTTTTTGAGAGGGATCTGAGAGGGGTTAACGAGGAGAATAATCTTAAGGTTTAACTCTGAGTGATTCTTCAGCCTGCAGTTTTTCATCTACTTTGACTTCTGTGCCATGATGGTTTGACATGCAGACCAACTACGATAGAAAAACTTTCAATGGGATTATGGGAGTAGGTTTAATAGCGGGCCTTCTCAGTGGCTGACCTTATCATGCAGTGTGGTAGCATTGGCATCGCTCCTCTGCTCATGCATGGGTGGGATGAGGCTCCATTGGTTGGTCTTGGGTTCGTAGCGTTCCGCTGAGTTGAGCCGAATGTAACCGTCGAAGCCACCCATGGCGTAGATGCAGCCATGCAGGACAGCTACACTCACGTAGCAGCGCCGTGAGTGCATGGGCGCCACCTTGTGCCAGGTGTGTGTCACGGGGTCAAACTTGCACACCTCACTGAAGAACTCCACAGCGTCGTAGCCGCCCACGCAATAAACAAAGCCGTCTAAGTAAACAGTGCCATGGTAGGCGCGGGGGTTGTCTTCCTTCTGCGTCACGTTGACCCAGGTGTCCGCCTGAATGTCATAGGACTCGATTACATTGGTGGGTGTGTTGCCACTCCAGCCCCCGATGGCTAGCAGGATGGCATAGGGCAGGCGTGGACGACTTAGAGGGCTGTAGTAGTGGCAGCTGGTTAATGTCTTAAAGCGAGAGTTGCACATGGTCCGGAGGGCATTTAAGATTATGCACTTGCAGTCTGCGTAACTGTCCTTCACGAGTGAATTCATCTTCACAACATTCAAGAAATAATCAGGATTCATCAAGGCCAACCGTATCTGGGCAAACAAACAAGtagagacagagcaggagactCCCGTGAGGACTGACTACAGTTTATGGTTAAGATGAACACAAATTTGGCTTTTGAGGTATTCAATCTTTGCATCCATATAACACATTTGTAAAAGAACATTTAATGGGTGTTCAGAGTACAGaagaatacattacattacattcatttagcagacactcttatccacagcaactaaGGTGTTTTTGAATTAGCCTTTCTTATTCTCATCCAAGAGTAAAAACTGCCCACCTTGGGCAGCACCGTAGAGAGGTAACCTTTGCGCTCGTGTGGCTTGTGTGCTATCCACCGCACGACAGAACTGAACACCACGTCCTCCTGCTTGACGTTGAGGTTGTCCCTCtcaatgatgtcacagagctcAGCAAGTGTGAGCTCCAGGAACTCCTGGGAGGCGCGCCCAATCTCCTCAAAGTGCTGCAGGATGAAGCGGGAGGCCTGGCACCGCAGCTCGGGGCAGAAGTAGACATCAGTGAACCTCCAGATGCTGATGCAGTTCTGAAGACACAGCCGGGCCTCCAGGAAGTCGGCGCAAGCCTGCACGATCCCCAGGACACAGAACTGGTCGGCAGCTGGCAGAAGTCGCCCTACGTTGTCCTCTGTGACCAGGACGGAGCGCGTGTAGGCGTACTCGATGATAAGCCTCATCATGTCAGGCAGAACCCCAGGGATGTTGCACACCCGCTTcttgttgtagttgttgttcCAGCCGCCAGTGAATAGAGCACTATAAGGGGGTACCACACATAAATGTTGGAATCAAAGTGCCAATATTTTCTACAAATCATACAAAAAAGCAGCATTTGAATTTATCTGATCTGCAGACCCATGTCTTCAGAATGTAGCTTGCTGCCTAGCCTAATTGTATCGCTTAAGTCATACTTTCTTATCATACTTTAAGGGGgtcattattcatattattacaGTGATATATACATTGATACTAGTTGTCACTGAAGTTTTGATGACTGCAGCACTTACTCTATATTTTCAGTATTGCAATAGTTATTGTAGGACTTTGTGACATGTTGTCTTTTGTTCAGATATGGTCTGATCTTTTCTGTATGCATATACTCATTCATGTGGCCTAATACACTTATGTACCTTTACTTTGTAAGACAGTCTGGATAAGTGTTTCTGCCAACTGaatagaaatgtaaatataaaatgaaagcagaactattgttttatttttatgttattaccAGTCACGGCATTTGCCTTTCTATTTGAGTGCTTATcatgttcaaataaaatatatcattggACTGCCAACAGAGCATACCTCTATTTGATGATCTGATTTTTATATGAAGAGCATGAACACTTCTTACTGTTCCTCTCTAAGAGCATTGCGCCTGATTGGCTGATATTATTTTCACTGCAGGTCACTCACCGGAAATAAGAGCTGCAGGCACAGAGAACAATCCTATGCGCTTTCAGTTCGGTGCCTTGTATATTGATGATCACATCACAGAGTTTGCCCTCCAGCCGCAGTTTGTTAAGGACAGTGTAGTCAATGTGACACTCATCGTCTACTCTACACTCCAtctttgaaatgacattcaaGTGAATAGCTCCTCCACATCACTcagaaaacatgacattttgacattttcaaggGTTTTTGGCCTTTGTATTTGACGCATTGTTCAGAGTTAAACAGTTCGTATATAAGGTGAATGCAGGACTAAAGTCATATAGTCATAGCAGTAGCTTTGTTTCACGTTAGTACCGTTCGAGAATGTTCATTTATGGCGTAAGAGTACATTTGCGGCTACCAAAACAAAAGGCTGAAAATGAAGGTAACGTctgaaacaacacatttcaatCGGGATTGAAAACTTCGTTGCAAGCAAAACCCATTCTGTCGTGGACTGTAACAGGTTGGCTTTCTATAGCTTTATCAGCAGCTTGTTTTCGATGAACTCATCGTTAAAATGTTCGTTGGTTTTCTGTATGTTGGCTCTAGGGATTATTGCATGGTGATTGTAGTTACTACATTCAGTGTTGAACTATTTCAGGAGATATCCAGCgagtttaaaaatgtatgtaaatctATTTAGCAACTCCAATTGGGGAACCGCACCTATGGCCGTATGTAGGTCTATATTCAATTCTACCGACATTATCCCTTAATATTTCGATCAAGTTCTGAGcataattttccacttttttccacttggctgttttttttttcttcagatttgTGGATTCCTACTAAAAGTAGTGCGAGTCTTTGTGTCAAATGCACTGTAACAAATGTTGATTGCTGTTGCACAATTCGTGAtgtcactggaaaaaaaacaatttatgaaATGGTTGAATGGTATATATAAATCATTTTCTATCACATCGTGCATCTTACATTTGTTATAGTGTATATGTACTGATTTGAATCCTGTACTTTGTCTAAGAATAGAACAACAGTGCTCTGATctggcagcctttgggttacaatCCAAGAGCTTTAACCACTGCTCTATTGCTCTTACTGCCCCCTTAACCTAATGACATTATCAGTGAGGCATTATGTCTATCTACCATTTCTAGAGTAAATGGCTACTTCTTACAGGAACAAGGTGCTGTCCTAACATCCCTAGAGAGGATGATAATCAGTGTAGCATGTAGGCACGCTTGCAAGGAGTGGGTACAGTGATGTTTCTGGGGCATACTGAAACTTGATGTTTCTCAAGAACAGCTCATACAAGTCCACTGAAGGTATGTTAATCATATGTTGTGTCGCATTGAGACATGGACAGTGACAGGGTTTATGTGAAGAAGTGTTTACAAATACTTATGATGTTTTGTGGTCCTTATGGTGATTTTATATAGAGGACATCAAGTAGTTGTTGCATAGGATCTCTCGCAGAATGTATCCCTCCGTTGTTAATTCAACAATGTGTTATTTACAAAGATTATGAAATAAGCAGCAAAAAAACCCTCATTATTTGAGTAATTCGGTTTTCTGATGGTCTTTGGTTTACTTAAGTTACCGTCTATAATACAAAACTCCTGAGCACCAGCTCGTATCCATAGGATACAGCACTCACACTTGCCTTGTATACCGAGTATAGAGGTGAAgtcacaaaaatgcaaagcatgAATGAACATGTGCTTGAATGTATAAAGACACAGATGATTAAGGTTTgcacaataataaaaagcagtcagtactttgacatttatttttatttttttaaaattacttt
It contains:
- the LOC118794595 gene encoding kelch-like protein 10; its protein translation is MMRLIIEYAYTRSVLVTEDNVGRLLPAADQFCVLGIVQACADFLEARLCLQNCISIWRFTDVYFCPELRCQASRFILQHFEEIGRASQEFLELTLAELCDIIERDNLNVKQEDVVFSSVVRWIAHKPHERKGYLSTVLPKIRLALMNPDYFLNVVKMNSLVKDSYADCKCIILNALRTMCNSRFKTLTSCHYYSPLSRPRLPYAILLAIGGWSGNTPTNVIESYDIQADTWVNVTQKEDNPRAYHGTVYLDGFVYCVGGYDAVEFFSEVCKFDPVTHTWHKVAPMHSRRCYVSVAVLHGCIYAMGGFDGYIRLNSAERYEPKTNQWSLIPPMHEQRSDANATTLHDKVYICGGFNGEHCLSTAEYYCPETNQWTEITPMSGRHSGLGVITYGEEVYVVGGFDGVSRLRSVEAYNPLTNTWRAMPDMIVARSNFGIEVLDDRLFVLGGFNGFTTTFYAECFDEKTNEWCSIQDMGIFRSALSCCVVPGLPNVSEYCTPRDSQKPPLSTYERELQF